The Microcoleus sp. bin38.metabat.b11b12b14.051 genomic sequence AGATAGAATTAGGGAAGCTGGCTGCTGTAACACTTTATTGGTTGTTCCAATTAAACCCCGCAGCTAAAGATGTGAGCCTTAAAAATTAACTCGCAGCGAAGCATTTTCAGCTTACTGCGAGGCAATCTCAAAACTCAAATCTCTCGGCCGGACATGGGCACCACCCCTACAACTCTCAACTCACAATTAAAAATTTCCCTTAACTACTCCTTACCTTCGTCTAGTTCAACTTTGACAATCAGAGGGCGGGAAATTTTAATCGATCGCCCTTTTTGATTGAGATAAACCGTTGTTTCATCCCTGCCCACAAGTAGTCCTTTCCACTCTTTGATTCGCGAGTCGGGTTCGGTGGCTTTGACTGTGACGGGGAAACCTTTAAAAGTAATGAATTCTCGATCGCTGCTAAGCAATCGGGATATTCCGGGACTGGAAATCTCTAGCACGTAGGCGTCGGGGATGATTTCGGATGCGTCTAACTCGGCTTCCAGGGCTGTGCTCATCCGCTCGCAGTCAGCTAAACCGGTGTCTTGCTGGAGGTTGCGGATGTCTACCCGCAAGACGGGAGGATTTTGGTTGGTGTGAAACACTGCTCCCACTACTTCCAATCCCAGTGTTTCCGCAACGGGGGTAGCTAAGTCAATGATTTGTGGGATTAGGGGGTGAGTCATATCGAATACTTAAGTTAACACTCCTGAACTCGGACATGGGTCAGGAAAAATCAGGTGTTGAGATTGCTTTGCTTTGACCCCGCCAAACAACGGAGACAACCCCCCGACGCCAGGAGTGAGCAGCCCAAAATTTTAGACTAAAGTTCCTGCTCCCAGATTCATCTGTGGAGTAAATCTCAAATCGAAAATGGAAAATCGACTGACCTGGTTTTTGACCCCAAGATATGAGGGTATAAACCCTCAAATTGATTTGTGGAATGGAGAAAAAGAGGTCAGATTTTCAAGCCCGAGGATGAGCTTGTGGGGTTTAAATTCTACCTTCTAGTTTCTGCTTTCTAGCCGGCGGATGACTTGGTGGCGTCGCCCGCGGCTGTTTGTCTTCTACTTGCGGGTGTGATGCCCCAAGCTGTTTGGCTGCAACTTATGCAACAAAAAAAGTGGGCTTGACCCACTCCTAGGTGAAACAGTTTCTTCCAAGAAGTTTCAGGGCTACTTCCGATCGAAGTTGACCTCAGTTCTCAGTTTAGCTCGATCGCCCGCCCTGTGACAAACCGATCGCGCTAGCGGAGTGTGCCACAGGGGGAGAGGGGAGAGCGAGAGGCGAGAGGGATAGAGAGGGATAGAGAGGGGGAGAGGCGAGAGTGGCAAAAAGATTCTATCTGGCTCATGACAAATGACAAATGACAAATGACAAATGACTTCTTGCCCCAACATCCGTTAGCTTAATGGGGGGCTATGCCTTGCAGTTGTTTAGCTTGTTCTAAAATTTTCTCGAAGTCTTCTTCGCTCAACCGCTGGATGTAGTTGATTTTGAACTCTTCTAGGAAGTCGCACAGCAGCAGTTGTATTTCTTGCCAAGTTTGCTGCTGTTGCAGTTCGGTTCCTAAAGCTTGCCCGAAATGTTGGACTAGCTGGCTGGAGAGTTTGTTACCTACGGGGTCTTCGCTGGCGATTTTAAAGGCTTCGTAGGCATCTTGGGGGCCGAGGGTGACTAATTTGGAGAGTTCTGCAACTAATTGCTGTCCTAGTTGTGCGGGCAGGTTTCCCAGTCCGGGTACTTGCTTCCATCCTTGATATACAGGGGATTGTTTGAGAAATAATTCTATATTGTAGCGGAGCAGGGCTTCTAGGTCTGGCTGGAGTTGGGGCAGGACTTTGTAGACGGTGATTTGGACTAGACGGGTGGCGATCGCTTCTATTTCATTGATATTGTTGATGTCTAGATAGCGTTGTTTTTGGGATTGAAATAGTTGACGGGCGAGTTCGCCTGTGGTAATAGATTTTTGCATCTGGTTGATGAGTTGAATTACTACTACTTCGGTTAATTCTTGAGCGAAGTTGGCGACGAAACCCCGGCTGATTTGGGTGCGTATGGGTTGAAGGTCGGGCATTTTGGCTTGGTGGATGCGAATTGTCACGGGCAATAGTCGCAACAAGCGCCATCCGGGGAGGAACAGAAATATGTCGTACCACCGCCAGAGCATGGCCGATCGCCAAGTGACGCTGCGGTGGCGGCGGCTGATGAAGTAGGTGCGGGCTAGAAATTCGATCGCGAATATGGCCATAAACGGCAGGTCGATTTGCCAGAAGTTGTCTATAAATTCGCCGTTTTCTCCCATCGTGCGGTAATAGTTGATGGCGATTAACGGCTTGATTTTGGTGTCAAACCACTTAATTTCTGGTTGCCAGCCTTGTTTGTTTAAATACTCAGGGCTCCAGAATGTTTGGAATGATTGTTTGGCGGAGTCTTGGGGATTCGGGACGCGATCGCGCATCCTGTCTTTAATTTTTTCTAAGGTGCCGCTTTTGGATGCTACTCGGAAAGGATCTTCGTCGATCATTTTCGCGGTCACATTGTTTATTTCCTGCAATTTGGCTGCTACTTGGGGAGAGCCTAAGCCTGTTTGCACTACTTGATTTTTTAATTCTTGTAAGGTTTCTAGATATTTCTGGGTGTCTCGGTGGGGTTTAATTCCTTTAAGCGGGTCGTATATTTTGGTAATAGCTGGCAGTTGCCGGAAGTAGAAATCTCGCCAGGGGATGTAACTGATGTCAAATAATACTAGACTTAAATTTCCGAGGGCGACCAGTGCCACGAACCGCTCGAACCATTGGACTTTGACTGATTCTTTGCGGGTGGGGGAAGTTTTAGATGGCTGTAGTTTTGGTGTCACTGGCAGTTCCTAATTAAGTATACCGAACGCAATAAATGTAAATGCTAATAGCTGCTATCGGCAACAGGCAAAACTGGCTAATTTTATCGCTGCGCTCTGGTTGCTCGCCCCTAGCTTGCTAGTATTTATTTTAACTCCAGTTTGTACGCAGTTTTGGATGGTTCATTTGGTCGCTAGGGTAAAATTTTATACTTGACAAATATTAAGGTCGATTCATGCTCCAGATAGCTGATTGGCGCGTACTTGAGGGCAGCAGCAGCTCGCGTTAGTTTGGTTCTCTCGGGTAATAAAATTATATCTCAGGCAGAATCCTGAGTGTTTTTTCGGTGTTGCAGAGCTAACTGGGCCGGTCATAAATTATTCTTTTTGTTCGATCGGCTGGCTGTTTGACCGCTAAATCAAATGTATTGCACCGATCGCAGTTTAAGGTTAGATTTGGACTTCGAGTTTGAGGTCAAACCCTCAAGAGAGTTATACTTGCTCAGGGGCTCGCGAGGCGAGAGGGCCCCTGGGTTCGCGAAGGTGGCTGCCATTATAGTAAGGTTCGGGGTCTCGGCTCAACAAAAACCAGCTCGCGATCGGACTCTTGAATAAAATGACAGCCTGAATATAATTTTGTTCGCATTTTTTTAATATATGACATACTGCCTTAATCTCGATTGCCCAAGAGAAAAGCGTCAGAACCCACCAGGCACAAAGTATTGTCTTAATTGTGGTTCAAAGCTACTACTAAAAGACCTGTATGCAGCAACTGAGCCGCTGCGCGATGGTGGATTTGGCAGGACTTTTAGAGCGGTCAATCATGGAAAATTTGAGGAACTGTGCGTTATAAAACAGTTGTCGCCGCCCCAGGAGTTTCAGCGCAAGCCCGGTCATTTCAAAAAGTATGTCAGACTGTTTGAACAAGAGGCAAGGCGGCTTTACGAACTGAAACACCCGCAAATTCCTCAGCTAATTTCTTATTTTGAGGAAGATGGACGCTTGTATTTAGTGCAAGAGTTTATTGATGGCAATAATTTAAAGGATGAGTTAGAAAAGTACGGTGCTTATAGCGAATTAAAAACCAGGGAACTGCTGTTAGATTTGTTGCCTTTGCTGAATTTTGTTCACGAGCGGAATGTAATTCACCGCGATATTAAGCCTGAGAACGTGATCCGCCGCAATCGCGATCGCAAGTTGGTACTGATAGATTTTGGGGTTTCCAAACAGGTAGTAGCTGAGGCTCCCACCAAAACGGGGACTAAGTTGGGAACTCCCGGTTATGCGGCGCTAGAACAGCGCCACGGTAGGGCTGTTCCTGCTAGCGACCTTTACAGTTTGGGGGTGACTTGCATTCGCTTGCTGACTTCTGTGATGCCTTATCTCGATATCTACGGGGACATTCACGATGACCTTTACGACCCGCTCGAAGGTCGCTGGCTGTGGAGGGAGGCTTTGCCGAAAGGAACCAAGATCGGGCAGGATTTAGCTCAGATTTTGGATAAGTTGATTCAGGAATATGTCAAAGACCGCTACAAGTCGGCGGTGGAAGTTTTGGATGTTTTACAACCTGCTGTTGTCCTGCTACCAGCGGTAGAAAAGTCGCAGCAAGCAACTGTTCTGAGTGCTTCTGTACCGACTCAACCAGTGACCGAAAATTCACAATTTTCGGTGAATTTAGAGTCGGAAAAAGGGATTGATTATTCTCATTTGGAAAGGCTGCTGGCTGCTAAAAATTGGCGGGGTGCTGATGAGGAAACTTCTGTAAAAATGCTGGAGGTGATGCAGCAAATTTCGCGGGGTTATCTGAGCGAGGAAGATATTAGGAAGTTTCCCGCTAAAGATTTGCAGACTATTGACCAACTTTGGGTGCGTCACAGTCACCGCAGGTTCGGTTTTTCGGTGCAGAAGGGTTTGTGGCTCAAGTCGGGGGGAAAGGCTGGTGTTTATGATGCTACAGTTTGGGAGAAGTTTGGCGATCGAGTGGGCTGGCGGATTAACAATCAGTGGGTATACTATACTGAACTGAATTTTACTTCTAAGGCTTTGCCGGGACATTTGCCGGGGGGGACTGTTTTTGGGTGGGAAGGCGGAGTTTTGTGCGGTGTTTTGGGTTTGGGCGGCGTGTGGTTTCTGCTCTCGCGGCGAGATTTGTAGGAACAGTTGACAGTTGACAGTTGACAGTTGACAGAAGAGCCCCGAGCGGAGTCGAAGAGTTGACAGTTGACAGTTGACAGAAGAGCCCCGAGCGGAGTCGAGGGGTTGACAGTTGACAGTTGACAGAAGAGCCCCGAGCGGAGTCGAGGGGTTGACAGTTGATCGAAGGAAGAAGGAAGAAGGAAGTTAGGCAGCGGATTTTGTAACGGATTGAAGGAATAAGGAAGAAGGAAGAGGGAAGATGAAAGAGGGAAGAGGGAAGAGGGAAGAGGGAAGTTATTGCAGAAATTTTTGATTGATGTTCTGAAGTGGATGCTTTCGAGACAGCAGTGCGAATATTTTTTGGTTCTGGGACGGGCTATAAGAGCCCGTCCGAAAATTTGATGAAAAGGACTGAGGCAATCTTGTGTATTGTCCTTAACTGCGGCGAATTTCTGTAACTTGGTCGGCCACATCCAAAATTGCTGGCGGCATAGAAGGCCCAGTCAAAATCAGATCCAAATCCTGTGGCTTGCTGTCAATCAATGCCAGCACTTCTGCTTCGGAAATTAAGCCTAAATTCACCGCCAAACTCAACTCGTCGAGAATAATTAAAGCGTAACGGCCGGAGATTGCGGCATTTTGAACGTACTCCCACAATTGGGCGATCGATCGCGTTTCTATCTCATCTAAATCGGCTTTGTCAATGCAGCGAGGCAAATCGCACCGCACCCAATCTAAATTTTGCCCGAGGCGCACCGGATGCTGATGCCCTTGATTGATGCCCCCTTTGAGGAACTGCACCGCCAACACCGGAGATCCCTGTCCTGCAATTCTCAGGGCCCCAGCCATGACACTGGTAAAAAAGCAGCGGTGCGGGCCTGTAAAAACTTGCACCAGCCCTTGAACTGTGTAGGGCAAGCTGTGGGTTAAATTGAGTTTAGGGGTTTGTAACTGAGCAACCATAGGGCAATATTTAATTAGCAACTAAGTATCGAGTGCGGCTCCGACCGAAGAGCGCGGTTGAAGCCTGCTTAACAATATATAGTGTACTGGGCCGAGTGTACATCCGATCGCACGCTAGATATACAAGTTGTTAAAAGCTAGCAGAAGAGGCATTTGCAGTCGTGTGTCAGATTTTCCTCTCCTGAGACAAGCACTTGCACAGAAACCGGGTTGGGGTAGCAAAATAGGGCGGGGAGTGCCAGACTTATCGGGTGAAAAGCTCAGGTGATGAGAGTCAGCTAGACTCTAGGAGTGTTAACAAAAGGTAAACATCGCGTAGAATTTGAGTGTCGCAGCACTAGGAGCAAGCACTGTGAGATTGGTAATTCTGGGAGGGCCAGGAGCGGGAAAGGGAACGCAGGCAGAACAACTGTGCAACAATTTGAGCATTCCTTTGCTGGCGCTAGGAGATATTCTCCGCGCCCAAATCGCTGGTGAAACAGACTTGGGCAAGTTGGCGGTGCCTTATGTGGAAAAAGGCGAGCTAGTTCCCGATGACATTTTGATTCGATTTATCGGCCGTCGGCTGCTGCTGTGGGATGTCTTTAATGGCTGGGTGTTGGAGGGATATCCGCGAACGGCTTTTCAAGCTGAGGAATTGGATTTTTTATTAGAGGATTTGGCGCAGGAGATAGATTGGGCGATTTGGTTGAAAGTGCCTACTGAGGTGTTGCTGAGTCGATCGATCGATCGCGCCCGATCGGACGATGAGCCAGAAATTTTGCAGCGGCGTCTCGATTTGTTTGAGGAACGTACTATTCCTATTTTAGAGTATTACGAATACCGCCACAAATTGTTAACTATCAACGGCGACCAATCCCCAGAACAAGTCCAGCAGGATATTCTTGCTATTATCGAAGCTAATAGTCATTAGTCATGGGGCATGGGGCATGGGGCATGGGGCATGGGGCATGGGGCATTAGTTAGGTAGAAAATTACCAATTCCCAATTACCAATTCCCAATTACCAATTCCCAATTACCAATTCCCAATTCCCAATTCCCAATGCCCAATGCCCAATTCCCAATTCCCAATGCCCAATGCCCAATGCCCAATTCCCAATTCCCAATTCCCAATTCCCTAAATATTATGTCTTTCCAGCGTCCTGACGGCAGAAAATCAAATCAACTTCGTTCGATTAGTTTCGATCGCGAATTCAACAAATTTGCTAGCGGTTCCGTGCTCGCCAAAAGCGGCGATACTCAGGTACTTTGCAGCGTTACAATCAAGCCGGGAGTGCCTAGGTTTCTGGAGAATACCGGACAAGGCTGGCTGACGGCGGAGTACCGAATGCTACCGGGAGCTACGCCGCAGCGACAAGAGC encodes the following:
- a CDS encoding GUN4 domain-containing protein, which gives rise to MTYCLNLDCPREKRQNPPGTKYCLNCGSKLLLKDLYAATEPLRDGGFGRTFRAVNHGKFEELCVIKQLSPPQEFQRKPGHFKKYVRLFEQEARRLYELKHPQIPQLISYFEEDGRLYLVQEFIDGNNLKDELEKYGAYSELKTRELLLDLLPLLNFVHERNVIHRDIKPENVIRRNRDRKLVLIDFGVSKQVVAEAPTKTGTKLGTPGYAALEQRHGRAVPASDLYSLGVTCIRLLTSVMPYLDIYGDIHDDLYDPLEGRWLWREALPKGTKIGQDLAQILDKLIQEYVKDRYKSAVEVLDVLQPAVVLLPAVEKSQQATVLSASVPTQPVTENSQFSVNLESEKGIDYSHLERLLAAKNWRGADEETSVKMLEVMQQISRGYLSEEDIRKFPAKDLQTIDQLWVRHSHRRFGFSVQKGLWLKSGGKAGVYDATVWEKFGDRVGWRINNQWVYYTELNFTSKALPGHLPGGTVFGWEGGVLCGVLGLGGVWFLLSRRDL
- the rimP gene encoding ribosome maturation factor RimP, giving the protein MTHPLIPQIIDLATPVAETLGLEVVGAVFHTNQNPPVLRVDIRNLQQDTGLADCERMSTALEAELDASEIIPDAYVLEISSPGISRLLSSDREFITFKGFPVTVKATEPDSRIKEWKGLLVGRDETTVYLNQKGRSIKISRPLIVKVELDEGKE
- a CDS encoding nucleoside monophosphate kinase; this encodes MRLVILGGPGAGKGTQAEQLCNNLSIPLLALGDILRAQIAGETDLGKLAVPYVEKGELVPDDILIRFIGRRLLLWDVFNGWVLEGYPRTAFQAEELDFLLEDLAQEIDWAIWLKVPTEVLLSRSIDRARSDDEPEILQRRLDLFEERTIPILEYYEYRHKLLTINGDQSPEQVQQDILAIIEANSH
- a CDS encoding P-loop NTPase family protein translates to MVAQLQTPKLNLTHSLPYTVQGLVQVFTGPHRCFFTSVMAGALRIAGQGSPVLAVQFLKGGINQGHQHPVRLGQNLDWVRCDLPRCIDKADLDEIETRSIAQLWEYVQNAAISGRYALIILDELSLAVNLGLISEAEVLALIDSKPQDLDLILTGPSMPPAILDVADQVTEIRRS